One window of the Periophthalmus magnuspinnatus isolate fPerMag1 chromosome 17, fPerMag1.2.pri, whole genome shotgun sequence genome contains the following:
- the mapre2 gene encoding microtubule-associated protein RP/EB family member 2 isoform X1, which translates to MPGPTQALSPNGENNNDIVQDNGTNIIPYRKNTVRGERTYSWGMAVNVYSTSITQETMSRHDIIAWVNDLLCLNYTKVEQLSSGAAYCQFMDMLFPGCIGLKKVKFQAKFEHEYIHNFKVLQQSFKKMNVDKIIPVEKLVKGRFQDNLDFIQWFKKFFDANYDGKEYDPKEARQGQDAIPPPDPGEQIFNLPKKSHHAASSPTAGASRMSSTTPKSSTPTSRPSSAKRTPTAAAAAFPTAKGEKELEAQVIHLTDQVSTLKMALEGVEKERDYYFGRLRAVEQLCQEQAEENAPFVEQLMEVLYAADDQEGAELAEGDGPDEDLHAHELPDDQQEEQDEY; encoded by the exons ATGCCCGGTCCCACCCAAGCCCTTTCCCCAAATGGAGAAAATAACAACGACATCGTGCAGGACAACGGCACCAACATCATTCCATACAGGAAAAATACAGTGCGAGGAGAGCGCACCTACAG CTGGGGGATGGCGGTCAACGTTTACTCTACCTCAATAACCCAGGAGACTATGAGCAGGCATGACATCATCGCCTGGGTCAACGACTTGCTCTGTTTAAACTACACAAAAGTGGAGCAGCTGTCCTCAG GAGCTGCCTATTGTCAGTTCATGGACATGCTCTTCCCTGGGTGCATCGGTCTTAAAAAGGTCAAGTTTCAAGCTAAATTTGAACACGAATACATTCACAACTTCAAAGTATTGCAACAGTCTTTTAAGAAGATGAACGTGGACAAG attatTCCTGTGGAGAAACTGGTAAAGGGACGATTCCAGGACAATCTTGATTTTATCCAGTGGTTTAAAAAATTCTTTGATGCTAATTATGACGGAAAAGAGTACGACCCCAAAGAGGCGAGGCAGGGACAAGACGCAATCCCGCCCCCAGACCCGGGAGAGCAGATCTTCAACCTGCCAAAAAAGTCCCATCATGCAGCGAGCTCCCCCACTGCAG GAGCGTCAAGGATGAGTTCAACAACCCCCAAATCTTCAACCCCGACGTCCAGACCCTCCTCGGCCAAAAGGACCCCGACGGCAGCGGCAGCGGCGTTTCCAACTgcaaaaggagagaaggaactGGAAGCACAGGTCATACACCTCACAGATCAG GTGAGCACGTTAAAGATGGCGTTAGAGGGAGTGGAAAAGGAGCGGGATTACTACTTTGGTCGACTGCGAGCGGTGGAGCAGCTATGCCAAGAACAGGCAGAAGAAAACGCCCCGTTTGTGGAACAGCTAATGGAGGTCCTGTACGCTGCAGACGACCAG gaagGAGCAGAGCTGGCGGAGGGAGACGGCCCCGATGAGGACCTCCATGCACACGAGCTCCCAGATGATCAGCAGGAAGAACAAGACGAATACTGA
- the mapre2 gene encoding microtubule-associated protein RP/EB family member 2 isoform X2 — MAVNVYSTSITQETMSRHDIIAWVNDLLCLNYTKVEQLSSGAAYCQFMDMLFPGCIGLKKVKFQAKFEHEYIHNFKVLQQSFKKMNVDKIIPVEKLVKGRFQDNLDFIQWFKKFFDANYDGKEYDPKEARQGQDAIPPPDPGEQIFNLPKKSHHAASSPTAGASRMSSTTPKSSTPTSRPSSAKRTPTAAAAAFPTAKGEKELEAQVIHLTDQVSTLKMALEGVEKERDYYFGRLRAVEQLCQEQAEENAPFVEQLMEVLYAADDQEGAELAEGDGPDEDLHAHELPDDQQEEQDEY; from the exons ATGGCGGTCAACGTTTACTCTACCTCAATAACCCAGGAGACTATGAGCAGGCATGACATCATCGCCTGGGTCAACGACTTGCTCTGTTTAAACTACACAAAAGTGGAGCAGCTGTCCTCAG GAGCTGCCTATTGTCAGTTCATGGACATGCTCTTCCCTGGGTGCATCGGTCTTAAAAAGGTCAAGTTTCAAGCTAAATTTGAACACGAATACATTCACAACTTCAAAGTATTGCAACAGTCTTTTAAGAAGATGAACGTGGACAAG attatTCCTGTGGAGAAACTGGTAAAGGGACGATTCCAGGACAATCTTGATTTTATCCAGTGGTTTAAAAAATTCTTTGATGCTAATTATGACGGAAAAGAGTACGACCCCAAAGAGGCGAGGCAGGGACAAGACGCAATCCCGCCCCCAGACCCGGGAGAGCAGATCTTCAACCTGCCAAAAAAGTCCCATCATGCAGCGAGCTCCCCCACTGCAG GAGCGTCAAGGATGAGTTCAACAACCCCCAAATCTTCAACCCCGACGTCCAGACCCTCCTCGGCCAAAAGGACCCCGACGGCAGCGGCAGCGGCGTTTCCAACTgcaaaaggagagaaggaactGGAAGCACAGGTCATACACCTCACAGATCAG GTGAGCACGTTAAAGATGGCGTTAGAGGGAGTGGAAAAGGAGCGGGATTACTACTTTGGTCGACTGCGAGCGGTGGAGCAGCTATGCCAAGAACAGGCAGAAGAAAACGCCCCGTTTGTGGAACAGCTAATGGAGGTCCTGTACGCTGCAGACGACCAG gaagGAGCAGAGCTGGCGGAGGGAGACGGCCCCGATGAGGACCTCCATGCACACGAGCTCCCAGATGATCAGCAGGAAGAACAAGACGAATACTGA